Proteins found in one Brachyspira murdochii DSM 12563 genomic segment:
- a CDS encoding rhodanese-like domain-containing protein, whose product MKRNLFIIFTLLLTAVMSNAQTAKNESYELDNIKVVNQNGLALNDFISLLNADPNIVLVDARTPEEIKETGTIKNAINIDYRAKGYSKKLLSLDKNKKYMFYCKSGVRSGRSVQYMLDNGFKNVNYLKDAGYAELSAALK is encoded by the coding sequence ATGAAAAGAAATCTTTTTATTATTTTCACACTATTATTAACAGCAGTTATGAGCAATGCTCAAACAGCAAAAAACGAATCATACGAACTTGACAATATAAAAGTTGTCAACCAAAACGGATTAGCACTTAATGACTTTATATCATTACTTAATGCTGACCCTAACATAGTATTAGTCGATGCTAGAACACCAGAAGAGATTAAAGAAACAGGAACTATAAAAAATGCTATAAACATCGATTATAGAGCTAAAGGCTACAGTAAAAAATTATTATCATTAGACAAAAACAAAAAATATATGTTTTACTGTAAAAGCGGAGTACGCTCTGGAAGAAGTGTTCAGTATATGCTTGATAACGGATTTAAAAATGTTAATTATCTAAAAGATGCAGGATACGCCGAACTTTCAGCTGCTTTAAAATAA